The DNA sequence CTTTCTTCCGGCCCAACTCCTGCTTTTCCCCGAACTTTTTCATCCGTTTCGCTGTTACGGCCGGAATCGGGGCAAGCGGCCTAGTTTTCCCTCGCTTCCAAAACAGGGAGCGCAAACCGTTCTTCCGTTTGCGCTCCCATTCCCCGCTTAGTCGGCCGCCCCATTCGGTGCGGCTCCGCGGTCTCCCGCATTCAATTCGTCGAATACAGGCTGACGAGCTCGTACGTCACCGTCGTCCGGTTGTCTTCCCACTCGAGCTTTTTCACGACCGCGATGCCGCTCGCTTCGCTTTGTACGGTCCGGCGCACTTCAAGCGGCACGTCGAGCGGATACAAACGGTATCCGTCTTTTTCCAGCACAAACACATTTCCTTGGACGCGCTGTTCCTTCCCTTTGGTCACAATGACCGTCTGCACTTCCATCGGCATGCCCATATGATTTCAACCTCCTTGGCTGCCCATCGATTCGTTGGCGGCCGCGCCGCCTTTCTACTCGTATCGTATCACACCGTCGGCTGTTGTTTCATCCATTGTGTAAGCCTTTGCACCGTCTTGCGGTTGGCTGGCGGCGGAAAATAGTGGGTGAACGTGGGGAAGTACCATGCGGTCACCGGTTTTCCGAGCTGCTTCAACCGCCGTTCCAGCCGCCAAGCGTGCTCAATCGATACGTTCTCATCACGTCCGCCGTGGATGATGAGCACCGGGGCCTTGAGCCGCTCCAAATGGTAGAGCGGCGTGCGGTGCCGATAGCGCTCTGGGCATTTGTTCGGCGTCCCGCCGATGACGCGCTTCATCATCCGCCGCAAGTCTGGCCTCTCTTGATACGTAAGCGCCATATCGGTCACCCCTCCCCAAACTGCGACTGAACAGACGTTTTCCGCCATAAGGGCGGCATGAAGCGCCATCGCCCCGCCGCGCGAGAAGCCGAACAGATGGACGCGCCCCGGGTGGACGAGCGGGTGGCGGCGAAGAAGCTCAAACCCGGCAAATGCGTCATAGCGATCGTCGCCGGCGAAATCTTCGTTCCCTTCCCCGCCTCCGTTGCCGCGGTAAAGCGGGGCGAAGACGGCAAATCCGCGCGACGCGAACTCGATGAGGCGCGGCACTCGCACCTGCCCGACGTTTTTGATCCCGCCACGCAAATATAAAAACCCGTCGTACACGCCGTTTCCTTTCGGCGCCGCGAAAAACCCTTTCACCTTCAGCCCTTGGGACATATAGGTGACAACGAACACCTCGATGCCCGGGTGCGGCGACGGAAACATGTATTGGTCGATGATGTCCCCGTCCATACGCCCGCCTCCTTCCTACGCGAAACTAGATGATGCGAACCACCCGTCATCATCCCCCAATGCCTTCTTTCATTAGGGCAAGTGGAGATGTCCGACTGCCTCGCCGCTCTTGCATGCCGCCCCTTGGAAGAGCATCAACTTGAAAAAGCCCTCGAGCGCGAGGAACGGCCCGACCGCCTATTTTTTCTAGGCCTTCACACATTTTTCCCTCCTGCATACGATAAGGTGAAACCAATGTTCACCGCACGTGGACGAAAAGGGGGTAAGCCGCATGAAAAAATGGATCGCATGGTTGTGTTCGCTTCTTCTCCTTTTGCCGCTCGCTGCCTGCAACAACGGCGCCGACGAAGGAAAAAAACCACTTAAAACCGTGCGCCTCGCCGAAGTGACGCGTTCGATTTTTTACGCGCCGCAGTACGTCGCCTTGGCGAAAGGGTTCTTCAAGGAAGAGGGGCTCGATGTCGAGCTGACAACGACATGGGGCGGCGACAAAACGATGACGACGCTTCTTTCCGGGGGCGCGGACATCGCGTTGGTCGGTTCGGAAACATCCATTTATGTGTATGCACAAGGGACGGACGATCCGGTCATCAATTTCGCGCAGCTCACGCAAACCGACGGGACGTTTCTTGTTTCCCGCGAGAAAATCGACCACTTTACATGGGAGATGCTGAAAGGAAGCACGTTCCTCGGCCAACGGAAAGGCGGCATGCCGCAGATGGTCGGCGAGTTTGTGCTGAAAAAACACGGCATTGACCCGCATCAAGATTTGAAGCTGATCCAAAACGTCGATTTCGCCAACATCGCCAACGCCTTTGCGAGCGGGACGGGCGATTTCGTCCAGCTGTTTGAGCCGACGGCGAGCCTTTTCGAACAAGAAGGAAAAGGCTATATCGTCGCTTCGTTCGGCATGGAGTCCGGACGCGTCCCGTACACGTCGTATATGGCAAAACGAAGCTACATGAACGAAAACAAAGACGTGATTGAAAAATTTACGCGCGCGATCTACAAAGCGCAGCAATGGGTCGAATCACACAGCGCAGCTGAAATTGCCAAAGCCATTCAACCGTACTTTAAGGACACGGACTCGGCCATCATCGAAAAAGTGGTTGAGCGCTACAAAAGCCAAGGGACCTACGCGACCGATCCGATTTTGGATGAAGAAGAATGGAACAACTTGCAAACCATTATGGCCGAAGCCGGCGAGCTGCCGAAGCGCATCGACCTGAACACGCTTGTTGATTCGTCGTTTGCCAAAAACGCGATGAACAAGTGACGAAAGCAGGTGAACGAAATGTTTCTTGCCATCGACCGCCTTTCGCACACGTATTTGACGAAAACGAACGCCGTCACTGCACTCGATGATGTGTCGCTGTCCGTCGAGAAAGGAGAATTTGTCTCCTTTCTCGGCCCAAGTGGCTGCGGCAAAACGACGCTTTTGTCCATCATCGCTGGGCTGATTGAACCGACGGAAGGGGCGGTCCACATCGAAGGCCAACCGATTTGGCCGAGCGGAATGGCCGCGCCGACGGCGCGGCGCGCGGTCGGCTACATGCTTCAGCAAGACTACCTATTCCCATGGAAAACAATCGAAGAAAACATCCTTCTCGGCTTAAAAATGACTAGAACGCTAACTGCTCAAACCAAAGAACGGGCGCTCGCTCTGCTGGCGGAGATCGGCCTTGGCGGCGTCGAGTCGTATTACCCGAGCCAGCTGTCCGGCGGCATGCGCCAGCGTGCGGCGCTCGTGCGCACGTTGGCGACCGACCCGAAGCTGCTTTTGCTTGATGAACCGTTTTCCGCCCTCGATCAACAAACAAAGCTGAAACTGGAAGAACTCGTTTGGAAGACGTTAAAACAATACGAAAAAACAGCGGTGCTCGTCACCCATGACATCGAAGAAGCCATCGCCATGAGCGATCGCATTTTCTTGTTTTCGCCGCGCCCTGGGCGCCTTGTGCGGACGTTTGTCATCCCGGATGAACTGCGCGGCCGCCCGCCGCTTGCCGCCCGCCAGCATCCGGCGTTTTCGCCATTGTTCCAATCCATTTGGAAGGAGATGGAGGCTCTTGAATCAAGCTCCTGACCGCATCCAGTCGCTGCACCGTGAATACCTCGCCGCATTGCGCAAAGAGCGGCGAGTGATCCGCCTTTGGCAGACGGCGCTACTTGTCGCCTTTTTCGCCGTCTGGGAAGCGGCGAGCCGCTTTCATTGGGTCGATCCGCTCCTATTCAGTTCGCCCTCCGCCATCGCCAAGCTGTTTGGCGAAAAACTCGGCGATCATTCGCTGTTTGTCCACACGTGGGCGACATTGTTTGAAACGTTGCTCGGCTTTCTGATCGGCACCGCCGGCGGGGCGCTCATCGGCGCGGTCCTCTGGTGGTTTCCGCGCCTGGCGAAAACGCTCGATCCATATTTGGTCGTCTTCAACGCCATGCCGAAAGTCGCCCTCGGGCCGATTTTGATCGTCGCACTTGGGCCGGGATTTACGTCGATTATCGCCATGGGCGTCGTCATTTCGGTCATCATCACAACGATTGTCGTCTATTCGGCGTTCCAAGAAGTTGATCCGAACTATTTGAAAGTGCTGCGGACGTTCGGCGCCACCCGCTACCAATGCTTTAAAGAGGCGGTGCTTCCGGCGTCGTTCCCGGCGATCATTTCGACGTTGAAAGTGAACGTCGGCCTCGCTTGGGTCGGCGTCATCACCGGCGAGTTTCTCATCTCCAAGCAAGGGCTTGGGTATTTAATCATTTACGGCTTCCAAGTGTTCAACTTCACCCTTGTGTTGATGAGCCTGCTCATTGTCGCCTTGCTGTCGACCGTTATGTATCAGCTTGTCGCCTTGATCGAAAAAAAATGGGGAAACCGCCGCTAGCGGGACGCTCGCCGAATGTTGACGGGCGTCTCGTTTCATTCCTGTCCTCCCAATGAGCCGGCATCCGCCGCTTTTGGGAAGCCCATCTTCGGGAACCTCCGATCGGCGCCCCTTTTCAATCGATCAGCCCGCGCTGTTTCAACTTGGCAAGCGCCAGTGAAAGCACGTCATCTTTCATGAAATAGCTGAAACGCTGATCGGCGCGGATGTCATCCGGCAGCGCCTCAAGCAGCACCGGACCGTTCGTTTCCAAATACGACCCCCGCTCGACGAGCGCAGCGATGTCGGCAAAATAAATGTTTTTCACGATATCCGGCTCCACTTTATATTGGCCGATGTATTCGAGCCGGCCGACAATTCCCCCCGTTTCTTCCATCACTTCGCGGGCCGCGGCTTCCGCCGCTGTTTCCCCTTCTTCCACCTTGCCGCCGGGAAACTCAAGGCCGCGGCGCGGATGATCCGTCAACAGCCATCGCCCGCCATAGCGGCACATGACCCATACATGCCCGGGGGAGGGGGAAAACGGATGATCCGCAAAGGCCAGCCGAACGCGATGTCCGTAATAATCGCGAAATTCATGCATCGGACTCTCCCCTTTCCTCTCCCCATTATACAGAAAAACACCGCTCGACTCGCGGCGTTTACTCTTCTTTTTCGTCCGGAAGAATGCCTATCGAGCGGATGTGTGCTTTCGCTTCGTCGTTGCCGAGCTCATAAATCATTTTGTAAATGTCGACCATCGTCCGGTCGTACGCATCGTTTTCCCGGTCGTAATGGTATTGAATATACGGCACGTGGGCGCGCCAAAACGCCTGCCAGTCGGTCGAGTAGTTCTGGTCGAAATACTCGCGCAGGCGGGCGATTTCCTCATCAGTCGCCTCGATTTGAAAGTCCCACGGCGACGCGGTTTTCAATTGGGAAATTTCCCCGGTTGCCATCGACACGTAATACGTCTTTTTCCGTTCGTCTGCCACCTTCGTTCACTCCTTCTGCTCTTTTTGCTTAGTGTGGGGCAATCGGGGAAAACTATGCTCATTTTATTTCATCTTTCAACAGCTCGATCGCCTTGGACGAAGCAAAAGGCCGTCCCCCGGCCTGAGGACAGCCTCCTTATTCTTATCGTCCTAAGAACGATTTCAACATCCAGACGTGTTTTTCCAAGCTGCGATGAATGCCAAGCAGCATATCCCCCGTCGTTTCATCGTTCACTTCATCCGCCAGCTGCATGCCTTCTTTCAATTCGCCGATCATCGTTTCAAAGTCGCCGACAATCGAAGCGACCATTTGCTCCGCCGTTTCCGTCCCGGCTGCTTCTTTGACGGACGCCTGCTTGAGGCAGTCTTTCATCGTCGCCACAGGCTTGCCACCCAAGGCCAACAGCCGCTCGGCCAGTGCGTCAATGTGGATCGCGGCTTCGTTGTACAGCTCTTCGAATTTTTCATGCAGCGTGAAAAACTGCGGCCCGGTGACATACCAATGATAGTTGTGCAATTTCACGTACAACACAGTCCAGTTGGCGATTTGCTTGTTGACAAGATCGATCAGTCGAGTTGTCATCCTCTCACTCCTCCTTATGGTTCTTGTACCCAGCTGGCTTGTTGATGAAACATGGAAAACGTGTCGATGGATAGCTTGCCCGATTTCACCGGAAATATGAACGCCAGCTCTGCCAGATATGGTATAATAAACTGTAGATGAGCAAAATCACTAACATAAATTTACATCGAAACAAAAAAGGAGACATGAACCCGATTCCTTGGTTAGAATAGATGTGCTACCAAACCATTTACAAGGAGGTTCATATCTAATGAATAGATTAGCACATCATCAAGGAATTCACAAGTTTTTCACGATGTTGGGGTTGGCCCTTTATTTTTCAAAACCTGTTATGAAGCATCTCGTTCATATCGTGGATGCGATGATCACGAAGGGCTTTTCGGGAAAACAGCTCCATGTGGCATAAGGGGTACCCTGTTTGTTTCTTTTTACATGGTAATTATTGTTATGAAAATTGCTCATCTACAGTAATAAAAAGAAAAAAGGCGGGCGTCATGATGTACTGGACCTTGATCGTTT is a window from the Geobacillus stearothermophilus ATCC 12980 genome containing:
- a CDS encoding alpha/beta hydrolase family protein; translated protein: MDGDIIDQYMFPSPHPGIEVFVVTYMSQGLKVKGFFAAPKGNGVYDGFLYLRGGIKNVGQVRVPRLIEFASRGFAVFAPLYRGNGGGEGNEDFAGDDRYDAFAGFELLRRHPLVHPGRVHLFGFSRGGAMALHAALMAENVCSVAVWGGVTDMALTYQERPDLRRMMKRVIGGTPNKCPERYRHRTPLYHLERLKAPVLIIHGGRDENVSIEHAWRLERRLKQLGKPVTAWYFPTFTHYFPPPANRKTVQRLTQWMKQQPTV
- a CDS encoding ABC transporter permease encodes the protein MNQAPDRIQSLHREYLAALRKERRVIRLWQTALLVAFFAVWEAASRFHWVDPLLFSSPSAIAKLFGEKLGDHSLFVHTWATLFETLLGFLIGTAGGALIGAVLWWFPRLAKTLDPYLVVFNAMPKVALGPILIVALGPGFTSIIAMGVVISVIITTIVVYSAFQEVDPNYLKVLRTFGATRYQCFKEAVLPASFPAIISTLKVNVGLAWVGVITGEFLISKQGLGYLIIYGFQVFNFTLVLMSLLIVALLSTVMYQLVALIEKKWGNRR
- a CDS encoding ABC transporter substrate-binding protein; translation: MKKWIAWLCSLLLLLPLAACNNGADEGKKPLKTVRLAEVTRSIFYAPQYVALAKGFFKEEGLDVELTTTWGGDKTMTTLLSGGADIALVGSETSIYVYAQGTDDPVINFAQLTQTDGTFLVSREKIDHFTWEMLKGSTFLGQRKGGMPQMVGEFVLKKHGIDPHQDLKLIQNVDFANIANAFASGTGDFVQLFEPTASLFEQEGKGYIVASFGMESGRVPYTSYMAKRSYMNENKDVIEKFTRAIYKAQQWVESHSAAEIAKAIQPYFKDTDSAIIEKVVERYKSQGTYATDPILDEEEWNNLQTIMAEAGELPKRIDLNTLVDSSFAKNAMNK
- a CDS encoding ABC transporter ATP-binding protein encodes the protein MFLAIDRLSHTYLTKTNAVTALDDVSLSVEKGEFVSFLGPSGCGKTTLLSIIAGLIEPTEGAVHIEGQPIWPSGMAAPTARRAVGYMLQQDYLFPWKTIEENILLGLKMTRTLTAQTKERALALLAEIGLGGVESYYPSQLSGGMRQRAALVRTLATDPKLLLLDEPFSALDQQTKLKLEELVWKTLKQYEKTAVLVTHDIEEAIAMSDRIFLFSPRPGRLVRTFVIPDELRGRPPLAARQHPAFSPLFQSIWKEMEALESSS
- a CDS encoding Dps family protein, producing MTTRLIDLVNKQIANWTVLYVKLHNYHWYVTGPQFFTLHEKFEELYNEAAIHIDALAERLLALGGKPVATMKDCLKQASVKEAAGTETAEQMVASIVGDFETMIGELKEGMQLADEVNDETTGDMLLGIHRSLEKHVWMLKSFLGR
- a CDS encoding DUF2584 domain-containing protein; amino-acid sequence: MGMPMEVQTVIVTKGKEQRVQGNVFVLEKDGYRLYPLDVPLEVRRTVQSEASGIAVVKKLEWEDNRTTVTYELVSLYSTN
- the ytkD gene encoding RNA deprotection pyrophosphohydrolase, producing MHEFRDYYGHRVRLAFADHPFSPSPGHVWVMCRYGGRWLLTDHPRRGLEFPGGKVEEGETAAEAAAREVMEETGGIVGRLEYIGQYKVEPDIVKNIYFADIAALVERGSYLETNGPVLLEALPDDIRADQRFSYFMKDDVLSLALAKLKQRGLID